The DNA segment CACGCCTTTACCTAAAGACGTACGAATGTGCATCAACTTGAACAGCGGCTCACATACCAACATGCCGATAATGCCGGTGATGAGCACCATCATGGCGGTCAGTTCTGGCACACCGCCAAAGGCGCTTGTCGCCTCCATCGCAAAGGGCGTAGATACCGAACGCACCAACAAGCTCTTAGACAGCTCGACCGGTAGCGGCACAAATTTCACTAACAGCCAGCTAGAAATCATGCCCAGCAACAATCCCGCTATCACCCCAAGGGCAATGGTCAGCGGATATTGGCGAATGAGTTTACGCTCCCGATAAATCGGCAAGGCAAATGCGATCGTCGCTGGTGCTAACATCGCCATTAACCAATGGGTGTATTCAAAATAAGTCGGTAGTGGAATGTCGAGATTAAACACCAAGAGCGTAATCACCACGGGTGCAAGTACAATCGGCGCCAACCACCACACACGGTGGAACCTATATAAACGCTTAGCCGCAAAGTAACAGAATAGCGTTAATAACAAGCTGATAAGTGCCAATCCCGTCTGCGAAAACAGTAATTCAGAAATCGCTGCAGGGCTTAAGTTAAGGCTCGACATTAGGCGGCCTTAGCATGGCGACGTGCATGCTTTTTGATATTGAGTTGACGCTCGAAACGAAATACTCGGTCAACCACAAATCCCGTGCCCACCATCACGCACACACTGCCCATGACTAAGGTGAAGAGAATATTCACCCCATATTGCTCAAATAGGCCTTCGTACTTGATAACAGAGATCACTGGCGGAATAAAAAACAGCAGCAACTCACCAATCAACCAAGCGGCACCAAGCTGCACCGCGTTTTCAGGGATT comes from the Shewanella seohaensis genome and includes:
- a CDS encoding LrgB family protein, producing the protein MSSLNLSPAAISELLFSQTGLALISLLLTLFCYFAAKRLYRFHRVWWLAPIVLAPVVITLLVFNLDIPLPTYFEYTHWLMAMLAPATIAFALPIYRERKLIRQYPLTIALGVIAGLLLGMISSWLLVKFVPLPVELSKSLLVRSVSTPFAMEATSAFGGVPELTAMMVLITGIIGMLVCEPLFKLMHIRTSLGKGVALGASAHGAGAAKASELGQQEGVIASLTMIFIGIAMVLGAPVFAVIFS
- a CDS encoding CidA/LrgA family protein gives rise to the protein MSFLQAAIRRCRHGALLLTQIGLFCLLSFACHWFATWAHLPVPGSVLGLGILLILLATKLIPENAVQLGAAWLIGELLLFFIPPVISVIKYEGLFEQYGVNILFTLVMGSVCVMVGTGFVVDRVFRFERQLNIKKHARRHAKAA